One Thermoplasmata archaeon DNA window includes the following coding sequences:
- a CDS encoding methytransferase partner Trm112, whose amino-acid sequence MKRTLMDILCCPLCKGDLALTVKKEEGREIVAGTLRCEKCSVDYPIEDGIPNLLPPEKK is encoded by the coding sequence ATGAAGCGGACTCTGATGGATATTCTTTGCTGCCCCCTTTGCAAGGGCGACCTAGCGCTCACCGTTAAAAAGGAGGAGGGGCGGGAGATTGTCGCAGGTACTCTTCGTTGCGAGAAATGCAGCGTGGACTATCCCATCGAGGACGGCATACCCAACCTCCTTCCCCCGGAGAAAAAGTAA